In Shewanella sp. VB17, a single genomic region encodes these proteins:
- the glnB gene encoding nitrogen regulatory protein P-II gives MKKVEAIIKPFKLDDVRESLAEIGITGMTVSEVKGFGRQKGHTELYRGAEYMVDFLPKVKIELIIQDDLLDQAIEVIVDTARTGKIGDGKIFVTEVERVIRIRTGEENEEAV, from the coding sequence ATGAAAAAGGTCGAAGCCATTATTAAGCCATTTAAATTAGATGATGTGCGGGAATCACTTGCTGAAATAGGTATCACAGGAATGACTGTTTCAGAGGTTAAAGGCTTTGGTCGTCAAAAAGGCCACACAGAGCTTTATCGTGGGGCTGAATATATGGTCGACTTTTTGCCTAAAGTTAAGATTGAACTGATTATTCAGGATGATTTACTTGATCAAGCCATAGAGGTCATTGTCGACACTGCGAGAACAGGTAAAATAGGCGACGGCAAAATTTTCGTAACAGAGGTTGAGAGAGTCATTCGGATCCGTACTGGTGAAGAAAATGAAGAAGCAGTTTAA
- a CDS encoding GspH/FimT family pseudopilin, which produces MQKQIGLTLVEAMATLAISTIVISVGVPNFQSLYEYFRCDTSTRKIQQTLKLARNYAISYSSQVTVCPIESNKCSRNWQLGLTIFTDLGEKNTIDGTDNIIHKTGPFSSKDFIIYNRRSIRFQPTGLASGTNGTLRYCPSKINSEYSKAIIISQAGRIRFSKKNNITCGN; this is translated from the coding sequence ATGCAGAAGCAAATAGGCCTCACATTGGTTGAGGCCATGGCCACATTAGCCATATCGACCATTGTCATCTCTGTCGGTGTCCCGAATTTTCAATCACTTTATGAATATTTTCGCTGTGACACTTCAACAAGAAAAATACAACAAACACTTAAGTTAGCGAGAAATTATGCGATCAGTTATTCAAGTCAGGTAACAGTCTGTCCTATTGAAAGCAACAAATGCTCCCGTAATTGGCAACTTGGCCTCACTATTTTTACTGACCTAGGTGAAAAAAACACCATTGACGGTACCGACAATATAATACATAAAACAGGCCCTTTCTCATCCAAAGATTTCATCATATATAACAGGCGATCAATTCGATTTCAACCAACTGGACTTGCTTCCGGCACTAACGGTACCTTGCGCTATTGCCCATCTAAAATAAACAGTGAGTACTCCAAAGCGATAATAATCAGTCAAGCTGGTCGAATTCGCTTTTCAAAAAAGAACAATATCACTTGTGGTAATTAA
- a CDS encoding pilus assembly protein produces the protein MKIKRLVCAVLFALVAMSAGIFADDTELYVVESSLRTGANPKVLIIFDNSGSMGTIEEDTPDAYDASETYEAISSAHAYQDDKIYFTKGAGIDNAGTDIPLSPSDSKRFLKDINGCHQSWALIEKYGRFTGFVGEYRLQGQSGSWGELRDNSGANFDTIDCLEDIQENDPVNAKNKDGTPHPNGFPIDGVKQGNTPLPYSTTGADTQLGLGEAVTLYTANYLRWHAAAVAGVLPTGPASRLDIAKAAIETVINTNTSVDFGLALFNMDYPSEGDRDGGRIVSKIQKMTTSSKSALLSTIDGIPADTNTPLCETLFEAYRYFSGKSVLYGKKDSDYSNWYDGNNPPRDITAESGSNYISPFRLCPDGAYVIYITDGVPSQDTFADTDIALLTASGVTEQAGDKVVAPLYTSFSESLSTPNYLAALSSYLYHNDLIILPETLSDGTTTEHMQTVKTFTIGFSAGAADAAPLLKETARRGGGLYFSATGGLGLAAALNEALLTIMETDASFTSPSIASNNFDRTQTFDSAYYAMFLPGRGPRWSGNLKKLKVTGSGVLVDKNGAVAIGDTGDIKDTACTFWSSCTPKADGKKVIEGGVIEALQQATPSTGNSARVIYSNLTNPMSHLSQVASSTLSTNMGIVEADVNDTVKWLYGYDVDLDNSGGSVTDFRSDIMGDPLHSKPLALNFGTKANPDIRIILGTNQGLVHMFKDSGSAVEESWAFIPSELLSHVPILRKNIANGGHSVYGMDGSPVAYTETDAGGKVNKAWVFMGMRRGGSSYYALDISSPDSPKVKWIITPNTDGFSELGQTWSDPIVTHVPGHTGPVLIFGGGYDSSLYDAATVPGTAAISGKAVYIVDADSGGLIHAFTGTGSGGTKIAGMLDSIPNSVAILDSNNDGATDRIYATDVGGNVWRMDLDSANMGQWSGYKFAELGGGTLTSDRRFFAEPVVAQTTFSNISKVEITDDTGTTTTTSYQNVPYDAVVIGSGNRPHPTSYDTLDKFFVLQDRNVTTRSLVGETAPEVIDFSLLYNVTSAPPVTESENISFGTKLGWYYDFTSAGEKSLTAALIVDGKVFFTSFVPSVNAISDLVCSSSGQGRLYLFDLHKGTRSYEHIYYELGERVPDTPQIVIPAPDEGDESHIYIIGVGKGDVEDGESTGTINVGAGLGVNKIYYHVDE, from the coding sequence ATGAAGATTAAACGTTTGGTGTGTGCAGTTTTATTTGCTTTAGTGGCAATGTCGGCAGGGATATTTGCTGATGATACTGAGCTTTATGTTGTGGAGTCCTCATTACGAACAGGCGCTAATCCTAAAGTGCTGATCATTTTTGATAACTCTGGCAGTATGGGGACGATTGAAGAGGATACTCCTGACGCATATGATGCGAGTGAAACTTATGAGGCAATCAGCTCTGCACATGCGTATCAAGATGATAAAATCTATTTTACCAAAGGAGCTGGTATTGATAATGCTGGAACTGATATACCTCTAAGCCCTTCAGATTCAAAACGTTTTTTAAAAGATATTAATGGCTGCCATCAAAGCTGGGCGCTCATTGAGAAGTATGGCCGTTTTACTGGGTTTGTTGGAGAGTATCGACTGCAGGGGCAATCTGGATCTTGGGGAGAGCTTAGAGATAACAGTGGTGCTAATTTTGATACGATAGATTGTTTAGAAGATATTCAAGAAAATGACCCAGTAAATGCTAAAAATAAAGATGGAACTCCCCATCCTAATGGTTTCCCTATTGACGGTGTTAAGCAGGGCAATACTCCTCTTCCATACAGTACGACAGGGGCAGATACACAGCTTGGGTTAGGTGAAGCGGTGACGTTATACACGGCTAATTATCTTCGTTGGCATGCGGCTGCAGTAGCAGGAGTACTGCCTACCGGCCCCGCATCTCGCTTAGATATTGCTAAGGCAGCGATAGAAACGGTGATTAATACTAATACTTCTGTCGATTTTGGTTTGGCTTTATTTAATATGGATTACCCCTCTGAAGGGGATAGAGATGGCGGTCGAATTGTATCTAAAATTCAGAAAATGACCACCTCATCCAAAAGTGCCTTATTATCGACCATTGATGGCATACCTGCTGATACTAATACGCCCTTGTGTGAAACTCTTTTTGAAGCATATCGATATTTTTCTGGTAAATCAGTTTTATATGGTAAAAAGGATTCCGATTATTCAAATTGGTATGATGGTAATAATCCCCCAAGAGATATTACAGCTGAATCGGGTTCTAATTACATATCCCCATTTAGATTATGTCCTGATGGGGCTTATGTTATTTATATCACCGACGGTGTGCCAAGTCAGGATACCTTTGCCGATACTGATATCGCCTTATTGACTGCAAGTGGGGTGACAGAACAAGCCGGTGATAAAGTTGTCGCGCCATTGTACACCTCTTTTTCAGAAAGCCTTTCTACTCCAAATTATCTCGCAGCCTTATCCAGTTATCTTTACCATAATGATTTAATCATATTGCCAGAAACTTTGAGTGACGGCACGACCACTGAGCATATGCAAACGGTTAAGACCTTCACTATTGGCTTTAGCGCAGGGGCTGCAGATGCTGCACCATTATTGAAAGAAACGGCAAGAAGAGGGGGTGGGCTGTATTTTTCAGCAACAGGTGGGCTAGGATTAGCGGCCGCTTTGAATGAGGCTTTACTTACTATTATGGAAACGGATGCGAGCTTTACTTCCCCCAGTATCGCCAGTAATAACTTTGATAGAACTCAAACATTTGATTCTGCCTACTATGCCATGTTTCTTCCTGGAAGAGGACCAAGGTGGAGTGGTAACCTGAAAAAGCTCAAGGTGACAGGAAGTGGTGTGCTAGTGGATAAAAATGGCGCGGTAGCGATAGGCGATACGGGGGATATTAAAGATACTGCTTGTACCTTCTGGAGCTCATGTACGCCTAAGGCTGATGGCAAAAAGGTCATAGAGGGCGGTGTGATAGAGGCCCTGCAACAAGCAACCCCTTCAACGGGTAACAGTGCAAGGGTTATTTATTCTAACCTTACTAATCCTATGTCTCATTTATCTCAGGTTGCTAGTTCAACGTTGTCGACGAATATGGGGATCGTTGAAGCTGATGTGAATGATACTGTTAAATGGTTATATGGCTATGATGTCGATCTGGATAATTCTGGTGGCAGTGTCACTGATTTTAGAAGTGATATTATGGGCGATCCGTTACATTCTAAACCGTTAGCGCTAAATTTTGGTACAAAAGCAAACCCAGATATTCGTATTATATTAGGCACTAACCAAGGTTTAGTGCACATGTTTAAGGATAGCGGAAGCGCTGTTGAAGAGAGTTGGGCGTTTATACCGAGCGAGCTGTTGAGCCATGTGCCTATTTTGAGGAAGAATATCGCCAATGGTGGCCATTCAGTTTACGGTATGGATGGCTCGCCTGTGGCCTATACTGAAACAGATGCAGGAGGCAAGGTGAATAAAGCTTGGGTATTTATGGGGATGCGGCGTGGTGGCTCATCTTATTATGCATTAGATATCTCATCGCCTGATTCACCAAAAGTAAAATGGATTATTACGCCAAATACCGATGGTTTTAGTGAGCTTGGACAAACTTGGTCAGATCCTATTGTGACTCATGTGCCAGGGCACACTGGGCCGGTTTTAATTTTTGGCGGTGGATACGATAGCTCTCTTTATGATGCAGCAACGGTTCCTGGTACTGCTGCGATTAGCGGTAAAGCTGTTTATATTGTTGATGCTGATTCTGGTGGGTTAATTCATGCTTTTACTGGTACGGGCAGTGGTGGGACTAAAATTGCTGGGATGCTGGATAGTATCCCCAATTCAGTGGCGATTTTAGACAGTAACAATGATGGTGCAACCGATCGTATTTATGCTACTGATGTGGGGGGGAATGTATGGCGAATGGATTTAGATAGCGCCAATATGGGTCAATGGAGTGGTTATAAATTTGCTGAATTAGGTGGGGGCACATTAACCAGTGATAGACGTTTTTTTGCTGAGCCCGTAGTGGCTCAGACCACATTCAGTAATATTTCAAAAGTGGAGATCACAGATGATACAGGTACCACGACGACGACTTCATATCAAAATGTGCCTTATGATGCAGTCGTCATAGGCAGTGGTAATCGTCCTCACCCAACTAGCTATGATACCTTGGATAAATTTTTTGTATTGCAAGACCGTAACGTAACAACACGAAGTTTGGTGGGTGAAACCGCCCCAGAGGTTATCGACTTTAGTTTACTTTATAACGTTACTTCGGCCCCCCCAGTAACTGAGTCTGAGAACATTAGCTTTGGCACTAAGCTTGGTTGGTATTATGATTTTACCTCAGCGGGTGAAAAGTCATTAACTGCAGCCTTGATAGTCGATGGGAAAGTGTTTTTTACATCATTTGTTCCATCGGTTAATGCCATTTCTGATCTGGTATGTAGTAGTTCTGGGCAAGGTAGACTTTACCTATTTGATTTACATAAAGGCACCAGAAGCTATGAGCATATTTATTATGAATTAGGAGAGCGAGTGCCAGATACGCCACAAATAGTGATCCCAGCTCCAGATGAGGGGGATGAATCTCATATTTATATTATCGGTGTGGGTAAAGGAGACGTAGAAGATGGGGAATCAACGGGAACAATTAATGTCGGTGCAGGGCTAGGTGTGAATAAAATCTATTACCATGTAGATGAGTAG
- a CDS encoding GspH/FimT family pseudopilin, with the protein MLTLKEGFTIIELMVALVIGTTLITIGVPSFSNMYQAYRADSEIRKIQQSLMFAKNQAISYGARVTLCPISGAACNANWKDGFSIFIDNGTPANIDTTDGVTDRVIKQIAPFNDNDFITYTGNSIIFTPDGLISTNSTAGTFSYCPGSKSSNNSRGVEVSLSGRVQLSEAAINCN; encoded by the coding sequence ATGCTAACGTTAAAAGAAGGATTCACCATCATTGAATTAATGGTAGCGCTTGTTATAGGGACAACATTGATCACTATTGGTGTTCCCTCCTTCTCCAATATGTATCAAGCCTATAGAGCTGATAGTGAAATAAGAAAGATCCAACAATCCCTCATGTTCGCCAAAAACCAAGCCATCAGTTATGGTGCAAGAGTCACCCTATGCCCTATTTCAGGCGCAGCTTGCAATGCGAATTGGAAAGACGGATTCAGTATTTTTATCGATAATGGCACACCAGCAAATATAGATACAACCGATGGTGTAACAGATCGCGTGATTAAACAAATTGCGCCATTTAATGACAACGATTTTATTACCTATACAGGAAACTCCATTATTTTTACACCTGATGGGTTAATATCCACTAACTCTACAGCAGGTACATTTTCCTATTGTCCTGGTTCAAAAAGCAGTAACAACTCAAGAGGGGTTGAAGTCAGCTTATCTGGGCGAGTTCAGCTTTCTGAAGCAGCTATCAACTGTAATTAA
- a CDS encoding type IV pilin protein, with amino-acid sequence MNINKGFTLIELMVGIAIVGILVAVAYPSYIDNVAQSARSEGQAAILRIANLQEQYYLDNRVYAEDMNALGLGADPFITDNALYSIDSTGTAGYLIIATAKGIQATRDTVCATIQMTDTGVKTPAGCW; translated from the coding sequence ATGAATATTAACAAGGGTTTTACGCTAATAGAGCTGATGGTTGGTATTGCGATTGTAGGTATCTTAGTGGCTGTGGCTTATCCTTCATATATTGACAATGTTGCCCAGAGTGCTCGCTCGGAAGGTCAAGCTGCGATCCTTCGGATCGCCAACTTGCAAGAGCAATATTATCTTGATAATCGAGTCTATGCTGAAGATATGAATGCACTGGGTTTGGGAGCGGATCCTTTTATTACCGATAATGCTTTATATAGCATTGATTCAACAGGTACCGCTGGTTATTTGATTATCGCAACGGCGAAAGGCATTCAGGCGACTCGAGATACCGTTTGTGCAACCATTCAAATGACAGATACGGGGGTTAAAACTCCTGCGGGGTGTTGGTAA
- a CDS encoding TapY2 family type IVa secretion system protein — MKTFHSLLLVLFFSVPLFASEKQDYKCFVKSTDGDKIVFYRWQVKEIKLNIATLVGRTNKNNKGKTYYIKTVDECVTIEQDFNAIDAQKMDKITVY, encoded by the coding sequence ATGAAAACCTTTCATAGTTTGTTACTTGTTTTATTTTTTTCTGTGCCGCTTTTTGCCAGTGAAAAGCAAGATTATAAATGCTTTGTTAAATCAACAGATGGCGATAAGATTGTGTTTTATCGATGGCAAGTAAAAGAGATTAAATTAAATATTGCGACTTTAGTTGGGCGCACCAATAAAAATAATAAAGGTAAGACATATTATATAAAAACTGTTGATGAGTGTGTCACAATTGAACAAGATTTTAACGCTATCGATGCACAGAAAATGGATAAAATAACAGTTTATTAG
- a CDS encoding PilX N-terminal domain-containing pilus assembly protein has product MKNQKGIVLFFSLIILVIMTVIGTALAVNSTQSIRMAGAGSERIEAMAAAHGALDSVINTHQGVALSNLTDVFNAGTILGVTSTITPLQLDDVSCQRSANSSSVNLVSCRRSEISSVSSFGRSNMGRLIVVAGVEQEVLSGG; this is encoded by the coding sequence ATGAAAAATCAAAAAGGAATCGTCCTGTTTTTTTCACTGATCATATTGGTCATCATGACTGTGATTGGCACCGCTCTTGCTGTTAACTCTACTCAATCCATCAGAATGGCAGGAGCAGGCTCTGAGCGTATTGAAGCTATGGCAGCGGCTCACGGTGCCTTAGACAGTGTTATCAATACTCATCAAGGGGTCGCGCTTTCCAATTTAACGGACGTCTTTAATGCTGGTACGATCTTAGGGGTTACCAGTACCATTACTCCTTTACAACTTGACGATGTAAGTTGCCAACGCAGTGCAAACTCAAGCTCTGTCAATTTAGTCAGTTGTCGTCGCTCGGAGATCTCTAGCGTGTCTAGTTTTGGAAGAAGCAATATGGGGCGGTTAATCGTCGTTGCTGGAGTAGAGCAAGAAGTGCTCTCTGGGGGGTAA
- a CDS encoding LacI family DNA-binding transcriptional regulator, with the protein MKVTINDVAKHAGVSIKTVSRVTNHEPSVKQSTIEKVNEAIKFLDYQPNLSARNLASTKSYIIGFIYDNPNAYYVIDMQNGILSSCKELDYQLLIHPCNAKSDNICDELITLVKHARLAGLVLTPPLSEDPKVLKALDSIDANYVRIIAGEQVTPDTGLAILINDKHGAISITQHLIDLGHKNIAFLSGDQHHQSTKERLSGFTQAMKNNQLIVENENIIAGRYSFESGVEGAKELLRREDNTRPTAIVACNDEIAAGALFAARLAGLDIPNQLSIVGFEDSPFSRQTWPKLTTVHQPNQKIAQMATELLIAKKRSISPKKAMIFVPEPVFRDSSSQVPLLNTTSE; encoded by the coding sequence ATGAAAGTAACCATAAATGACGTCGCTAAACATGCGGGTGTCTCGATTAAAACAGTGTCTAGGGTCACCAACCATGAACCTTCGGTGAAACAATCAACCATCGAAAAAGTCAATGAAGCGATAAAGTTTTTAGATTACCAACCTAACTTATCAGCTAGAAACCTGGCGAGTACCAAATCATATATCATTGGTTTTATCTACGATAATCCAAACGCTTATTATGTCATTGATATGCAAAATGGTATTTTATCTTCATGTAAAGAATTAGATTACCAACTCCTCATCCATCCCTGTAATGCAAAATCTGATAATATTTGTGATGAATTAATCACGTTAGTCAAACATGCTAGATTAGCTGGTTTAGTGTTAACACCGCCTTTATCCGAAGACCCAAAAGTATTAAAAGCCTTGGATAGCATTGACGCTAATTATGTTCGCATCATCGCCGGAGAGCAGGTAACACCGGATACTGGACTGGCTATATTAATAAACGATAAACATGGTGCAATATCCATTACTCAGCACCTTATCGATCTCGGCCATAAAAACATTGCCTTTCTAAGTGGCGATCAACACCATCAATCGACAAAAGAACGTCTATCAGGGTTTACACAAGCCATGAAAAATAACCAATTGATTGTTGAAAATGAAAATATTATTGCAGGGCGATACTCTTTTGAGTCTGGTGTTGAGGGGGCAAAAGAACTGCTAAGAAGAGAGGATAATACCAGACCTACAGCCATTGTTGCTTGTAATGATGAAATTGCAGCGGGAGCTCTTTTTGCTGCTCGCTTAGCAGGACTCGATATTCCAAATCAACTTTCAATCGTTGGTTTTGAAGACAGCCCATTTTCCAGACAAACATGGCCTAAACTGACAACTGTACATCAACCTAATCAAAAAATTGCTCAAATGGCGACAGAATTATTAATTGCAAAAAAGCGATCCATCAGCCCCAAAAAAGCCATGATATTTGTTCCAGAACCTGTGTTCAGAGATTCTAGTAGCCAAGTTCCACTTTTAAATACCACATCGGAATAA